gcgaaatcctttgtagaggtccatccgcgaaaatttataccctcgaaatatgaTCTGAGAAAAGAGACCACTTCGCTTGATCAAAAAAATCTGCGATCTATACACCTGCTGATAGAGCAGAAAATTACCTACGTAATGCTCTGCTTAGCGTGCACATACCTCATAGTATGACGAAGTTATGATCGTTTGAAACTCTCTGCTCTGAAATAACGTTATTGAGAAAACGCCCCTTAAACATTGACAAATTTTCGAATGCAATATTGCATTCGATCTTTCGTAATCTTTCCGCGTTATGCATTAGGTAATGCATTACGTAATGCAAAAAATAGTACACACGTGGTAGATATTAAAATTATTTTTCTAAGAAAGCTTTAGGGCCTTGTAGATAAAGTATACTACTTCCATCGCTTACTCCTGAAGCTCTTGAGCTAATGACTACAACAGAATAGGGCACAGCAGTCACACATCTCACCATTTGGAAGCAAGATAGCTCCAGGGCTAAGGATACCTTCTCTAACTCAAGTAAGTTAAATTACACCCTAGATCTAGGTAGCCTTTAGTGTGTTTCTTGCTTAACTTGAATGAGTAACAGTCACAACATTTCATGTGAAGTATGCAATAGTGTAATAAGTATATTATAAGTATAAAAAATAATTCAGTCTTGTCTTTGAGGGCAAACAGTTCGAACATGTCCTTCCTGCCTGCACAAACCACATCTCCGTTTTTTTGCAGGTGGCTGGGATGACTCAGGGGGAGGAGGTGTTGTAGCTGGAGTTCCATGGCGACTGGTTGGCCTTGGAGCGGTAGGCAAGGGACAAGTTACGTCTTGTGATTCAAAGGGACAGAACGGACGGATTTTTTCGTATAAGTACCACTGACGTTCACTTGAGAGCCCTCTTGGTGGAACTTTGTCGGGAAGTGTTTGAGGATCAGGAGTCCAAGGCTGTTTCAGCAACTCGTATTTCGTTTCGGCTGAATCGGAGCGCACTTTCACAACGACCTCGCCTGGTTTTGCCGAATCGAAGTAAAAGTGGTGAAACTTTTTGATACCAGTCAGTTTCTTCATCGGGACAGCAAAAAAACTGGTCCAATCAAACACAGGCACAACTGTTGTCCCGTCCTCTCTAGTAACGAGCTGGGAGACATTGCAGACTGCAGACTGGTTGACAACGGTAGCAATATCTGTGAGACAGCCAATTCTCGTTCTTCTGTACCGCTGTTTCAAAAGACCAAAGCACCAATCTGGAGCAAACTTGGTGTGGCCGACAACCATGAACGAGATTGTGGCCTTCGTGTGCCGTCCTGTCATACAACGCCAACAAAGGTAGTGGATCATGcagctgtttttgttttgaccCGTACAATTGTCAGCGTGCAGGTACACCTCCGTCTCCCCTAGGCCATGGTGTTCGAAGTAATAGTGAAGCTGGCTGATGACGGTATTTGCTCCCTTGCCACAATCTCCTGCCTCGTCTCCAAGGAAGTTTACTTGACGGGGGATGGCTTCGCAATGAACACCAAAGATTGAGCACTTCCGAGGTGTCAAAAAGAAGATTGGCCCAGGCTGCAGAGGATCACATGGGTAATGTACTTGCTGAGCATAATCAAATGAATAATGCACTTTTATTCTCTTGGTGTTTGCAGGGATTCCCGAGTGAGGCAGTGGTGGTGAGAAGGTGCCGTTTTCTGTGAAGCATGTTCGGACTTCTTGTCGACAGTCATCACAAATCGCTCGATAGTACGATCGCTCCAACTGTACGTGCGTTAGGTGGTCTTCAGCAGCCTTGAGAGTTGAGCTTTTATCGGATTCCTGGCTGTTGGCAGAACGAATGATAGCCGTGCTGTTTTGCTGACACTGCCAACAGAGATCGGACATTGGCTTCATTATGAGAACTTGTGGTAGGAGAGTACGCCAGAGCCGACAGAAGGTGCTGTACACAACTGTGTGAATACTGCTGTCATTGATGGCCGATTGATGATATTCGATCCAAATTGAACGCTTGGTCGCACTAGAGGGTAGCAGCTTCAGGTCTGATCGGCTGTAACCAGGCACACGGCCTGGTAAAAGAAGCCCGTGGAGTTGAGTGTAGTGGACCAAAAACGAACAACTAATTCAGCTGAAGAGAGAGAAAGTGTCCACTTCGGGGAACGCTTGGTGTTACCATGGATCCTTGGGGTCAATCCATTTTCTTTGTATCTTTGGGCCAGGGCCTTCATACGTGTGCGACTAACACCATGGAAAAACAAGAACATTTTGGCACAAACAATCAATCCCTGGTGAAAATATCTGGTGTACGCTTTCTGTCGCGGTGACTTTTTATGCCCAGATGCTGTAACAACCGTGTCTCTATTGTTGGATGTGGCCATGATTTGTCCTAAAAGAACCATATCCAGCTCGTCGTGGGAGAGGCTTGCGCACTGGGAACGAACGTCTTCGACTTCGTGAACTGAAAACTGGAGCGAGCAGCACTTCTGTTTCCACAGACTACACCCACACTCTTTTCGGCAAAAATCGTGTACCTCCTTCTTCTCTTCAGCGTCTGATCGAGTGAGTTCCACCTCAACATCACAAACCCGCTGTAATTTGGACATTGCCTCTGTTACTGTCGTATCTGTAGAAATGTCAATTTCGTCGTCCACGTCTGTTTCTTCGTCACTGTTAAATTCTTCTCTCTCATCCTCTATGTCACACTCTGTGTAGTTATGTTAGGTAGTATTATTgtgcatttataattatgtatgtgttTTGCATGTCAAGCTGTCTTATTTTAGCaatgtgtatactgtatactgtatttaTTTTGATGTGTATTTTACCTGTGGTGTCCATTGCATCACTGTCTTCTTCCAGGTCTTCAGGAGAAGTGAAATACTCATCTAGGACATCTAGCAGGGCATCCTGGTCCTCGAGAGAGTAGTGCAGTAGATCATTTATAGCTTTAGAAGCTTCCCTTGCACTCGTATGTGTCGCCATCAATGCAGAATAGACCATGCGTGAATGTGCATTATAATTTTAGTAGCTAAGTAACGGATGTAAATTCTACCGCAAGGGGAAAATCCCCCTGTATACTACCGGATATTTCCGTGTTGCGTAGGCGTAAAAATCGTTTACGTGGCAAAATTTTTTTATAAAAAGTGAACAATAGTGACAGTTTTCTGACGGCTCGCTCGGGTGGAAAGAGATGGATTCAGAGCTTCAGACTTTGTAGACAGGTAGCAGAAGGTCTGTAGATACATATAAGCTATTAAAACGTTATTAATCAATTAACACCATGAGTCATGAATACGCCTATAGCTCTAATTGACTTTTACCGCGAAGTGGTCTCTTTTCTCAGATTGCATCacatatacccgctatacggtataccatGAAATTGAAAAAATGATAACTCTAAATACTTTATTTCACTTCGAAAATCACCACGAAAAGGTGAGTAAACAAAACCAAAACCGTCGTAAAAAAGACAATAATTTTTTGGGCCTGGGGAAAAATTCTACTTCAAAAGAGTACGTCATTTTATTGCAGAGTTACCATTTTTTCCACTAAGGCTAGGCGAGGGGGAACCAAGGGTTTGGGGCGGGCGGGCGGGTCGCACAAGTTGACATTGATATGGAAATTTCACAACACATTTCAAATTATTTCACAAAGACACATAAGTAAACATCTTCATCTACAATACTGGTATACGGGCAGAAAAAAATAAGAAAAAATACAAATATTTACAAAAGTTTAGTGTGTTCCTCGCATAATGAATAATATCTTTTGCTTGCTTAGAAGTGATGGTGTCAATCCCCATGATGCACATAGCACTGATGAGTTTAGTAGTGACTAAAGAAGAGAGGATTAACTCTGTTGGACTGTTTGATGACCAGTAGGTGTGGTCTAGAAACAtttagtattataattatgtgtatgatTCATTTTGTTTACTATCAAAATTACAACTAGTTGTAAAATGTTGTTTATACCATAGTTCATGTGTTATGAAGTCAATGAAATTGATGAGCTTTTGGGAACAAGTGATTGTGATCCAAACTGGGTATATGGAATTCTGCCTATGGACTTAGAGAAGTATGAACCAGACTATACTCGTCACCAATTGCCCTATTTGCAAACATTGTATGCATATGACATAATAGATGGAGAATGTTTAATAGATGCAATTGACAAGAAAGGAACCAATGTGGATCCAGACACTTTTACCGAAACAGATCCTTTCACACTGACCTTTCCCTGTTACCCACCTATGTCTGTGGCAATGAGACACCATTGGAATATCTCCATGGAATCAATATAGTCCATAGGTCACAAAGGATGCGAAATGCATACATGAAGAGAACAAAAGGATTGTATACTTCCAAGCAAACTGATATTCTGGTTTGGACAGAGATGCTCAAAGACGATGTGAAGGCAGTCACCAGAAAAACAGCCAGTCCGACTGCTGTTTGCTACTTTCATTTTCCTTTGACAGATGGAAAAGTTAATTTGATGGAAATTTTCAAGCTCAGACACCTTGAGAGAAAGTTGGCTGAAAGAGGCACTTTTGTTGAGCTGGGAGAAGACACCATTCTGGTAAGGTATCCTCTGCAAGAAAAAGTCACAGCAATGTTGCAAGTGGGAACAGATGGACATGTGCGAGCAACTAGTTATTCTTGGTTCACTTTCATTTGTCAACAGTATATGCAGAATGAGAAACCAATATTTCAGAGCAAATATTACAAAGACTGTTGGCCATGCCATGGTCATCACTCAAAATTACAAGTTTGTACGGAAATATCTAAACAGGATGTGTGTTGTTCAGGGACCGGAAATATTTGAAAAGGAAGTACTTTCTATAAGAGTTGTATTTTATTGAAATATGTTTGTAAGGTTTGTCTATGATCCAGTGGATCCGGTGGTGGTCACACACTTGTCAGATGATGCTCAAATACATGCCTGTTTAGAAGCAGTTGGATCTGTTGCAGTTTAAAATACTGTACACTTCCACAAACGACGCACTAAGTCCAAAACACAGGTTGTTGAATCCAATTCACTTCCCTCCTTCATCTCTAATCAAACAACAATGGGAGATACTGTCTACTGCGTTCTCATCCTGCCGAGAAGAATTGACACTGAAGAAGCTGTTGAACATACTGATAGTGTTGTGCTTCAGCGAGTCGAGAGAGTCTTTGGTCGGTGCACTGCGTTTTATACGGTCGAAAACGGCAAAGAAGGTAACCACCTCCATCTGAACATTTTATATCAATTTGGTCAAGCCATAGACAAAGAGAGACTATTAGAAATATTGAAATCTGTTACCACTCTTAGTGATATTACTGTCCAATATGTTAACAATGTTGAAAATATGATTGATTACATGACTAAAGAAGAGGGTTGTTATCAGGTGCATGGTGGAACTACTAGAGAAATGCATAGTGAAGACATATACAGAATTCAACATGCGATGAATGTTGCTGGTAATGAACAGAGGCGCAAGCGACCCACGATGCAGGTCCTTCTCGAAAAAAAACCCAAAGAACATGCAACCAAGTCAGACAGACTGCTTAACAAAGGGCTGCACAGCATCCTCACAACTCTCATCACCTCTGGAGCAGCGTATAATGGTGTCCCGGCTGTCATTGGTTCCTGAATCGCGGTTTATTAGTGGTATGAGTCTTAGCGGCACTTCAGGTAATAACATTTAAAGAAACAAACTTATAAGGATATATATCGTAGAACAATTTACAATTACTTGACCAGCAATGACTAGTTACCTACCAAGGCATGTCGAGACTGTGGTGTTCCTGTCACAAGATGCAAAATGTCGAATTGGCAAGTGCCCTAAAATAATAACTAGCCATAAATATAAACCAGCAATCCATTGCACAGCTCTAAGCAGCAAGAAATTTAAAATTTAGTCTACATATAGATCATGATTGATGACTCAACTGTATGAACTAGTTCCCAGAAGTTACCATCAGGGCATTGGTGTTCCTGTCACAAGAGATGAAATGTCGTATTGATATAAGTGCCATAAAATAAGAACTAGCCATGAGAATGCACTCAGATTCAACCAAGATACAAAAATTAGTTAAGATGCAACCCATTGCCAAAATAATTACGCTCTATGACACACGTTTCAAAAGCGGACGTAATGCTAAAACATCATGTCTGAGCGGGGTTTCCAAACCTAAACcccctatacataattatatataaaattattatgccCAATACGGTCATTCCGCAATTAATTTTAACTGACGAAAAGGTGAGtaaaacataataatatataatcgTCGCAATCGTTGAGCTAAAACCCTTGTACACCACACGTTCATAAGGAAGAAGTATCCCTTCTTTCCAAACTTCTTTTGCTCCTAGcctctaaatcatgtggaaacttccaaAAGCACAAATTGACGTAAATCGCGAAGAGAGCACCCTTGGTACCTCACGGAGTTTCCTTAGTTTCTTCTAAATCAGAGTGTGCAGAGCAAGAAACCAATTTTTGAAGTCTAGGTAATGTTGGCCATGCTTTGATGATTACTCCTCAGTACAATTTGCTAGGAAAACCATGAATCGGATGTGTGTTATCCAAGGACCGGAAATACACAACGAGGAAGTATTTAAGCAGCTGGAATACTTGCAACATAAACCAAACTCTCACAGACTGATGCAAACTAATCACTATCCCTCTTGTGCTGTCATCGAAAAAAGATGGGAGACACTGTGTACTGTGTTCTCAATTTGCCACGAAACACTGACCCTGAAGATATTGTTAGGTATGCTGATAGTGTTATCCTTCAGCGAGTCACACGAGTCTATGGTCGGTGCACTGCATTTTATACAGTCGAAAACGGGACTCACCCTCACTTAAACATACTTTATCAGTTTGGACAAACTATAGAAAAAGAAAGACTGTTAGAAATTTTAAAGTCTGTGACTACTCTTAGTGATATTGTTGTAACTTATGTAAATAATGCTGAAAATATGGTTGATTATATGACAAAAGAAGATGGCTGTTATCAAGCGCATGATGGCTCCACTAGACAGTTGCACGATAAAGACATATATAGAACACAACATACAATGAATGTTGCCGGAAACAATCAAAGGCACAAGCGACCCAGCCAAAATTTAGAGTTTAGTTTTAGTCTATATCACTATCATCTTTGTGTCGGACACTCAGCTGGCTGCGAATAATGTGCCTTGGGCTGGAGGTACTTGATCGAATATCGGAGGTACTTGATCAAATATCGGAGGCTCACATGAGCTGAGGAGCGAATCTAGGTGATACTTTGAACCTTTTTAATGGATGACACTGaggtgttataataattatgttactcaGTTGAAAGGCGATATGATACCAGTAGAATAGCAATAACTTTCCTTTATCTCTGCAGATGTTAATTGTTATTTAAAGAGCAAGACTACAAAATAAATAGAGTTCAACAGAAACAATGTGCCATGTTCAACCCAAAAAACGCGAAGTATTAGGAATAAGAAGTGATATAaaacgcataattatagcatgcctcgaggctaagGGACCGttgtaataaaaataatgtaaCACGTAAGGGACTGCATGTTT
This is a stretch of genomic DNA from Halichondria panicea chromosome 1, odHalPani1.1, whole genome shotgun sequence. It encodes these proteins:
- the LOC135341383 gene encoding uncharacterized protein LOC135341383, whose protein sequence is MKPMSDLCWQCQQNSTAIIRSANSQESDKSSTLKAAEDHLTHVQLERSYYRAICDDCRQEVRTCFTENGTFSPPLPHSGIPANTKRIKVHYSFDYAQQVHYPCDPLQPGPIFFLTPRKCSIFGVHCEAIPRQVNFLGDEAGDCGKGANTVISQLHYYFEHHGLGETEVYLHADNCTGQNKNSCMIHYLCWRCMTGRHTKATISFMVVGHTKFAPDWCFGLLKQRYRRTRIGCLTDIATVVNQSAVCNVSQLVTREDGTTVVPVFDWTSFFAVPMKKLTGIKKFHHFYFDSAKPGEVVVKVRSDSAETKYELLKQPWTPDPQTLPDKVPPRGLSSERQWYLYEKIRPFCPFESQDVTCPLPTAPRPTSRHGTPATTPPPPESSQPPAKKRRCGLCRQEGHVRTVCPQRQD